One Mycobacterium marseillense DNA window includes the following coding sequences:
- a CDS encoding type I polyketide synthase, which translates to MKNSAADTPPGASTPGTAQHVDYLKRLTADLRRTRRRVAELEGQLSEPVAVVGMACRYAGGVDTPEALWQLVAEGRDTVSDFPPDRGWDVEGLYDPDPDAKGKMYTRQGSFLQDAGDFDAGFFGIGPSEALAMDPQQRMMLEICWEALERAGIDPFALRGTATGVFAGVIHAGYGGEVKGELEGYGLTGSTLSVTSGRVSYVLGLEGPAVSVDTACSSSLVSMHLAAQSLRSGECDLALAGGVTVMATPAAFVEFSRQRALAPDGRCKVYAGAADGTSWSEGAGVVVLERLADARRLGHPVLALLRGTAVNQDGASNGLTAPNGPSQQRVIRAALANAGLTAADVDVVEGHGTGTVLGDPIEAQALLATYGQDRPADRPLWLGSIKSNIGHTSAAAGVAGVIKMVQAMRHGVMPKTLHVDVPSPHVDWSAGAVSLLTEPRPWPEHGGPRRAGVSSFGISGTNAHVIVEQAPVEVSPEPESAPAGGDSNPVVPWVVSARSPDALTGQAQRLLDHPGAGPGVPAADVGWSLATTRAAFEYRAVLIGAESADLTAGLAGLAAGAPVPGAITGRTRSVGKRVFVFPGQGSQWLGMGAGLYERFPVFAQAFDDAVAAVDNHCRLPLREVMWGADAELLQSTEFAQPALFVLEIAVAALWESLGVTPDVVIGHSVGEIAAACVAGALSLSDAAGLVTARGRLMAQLPPGGVMMAVTAAEADVAPLLNGDVSIAAVNGPRSLVLSGSEAAVKMVADRLADGGARVRQLEVSHAFHSPLMEPMMGEFSAVAAGVSASEPRIALVSNLTGQLAGPDYGTVAYWVDHVRKPVRFVDGVQLAESLGAGVFLEVGPGAALTAAVDQSLTTDRAMSVVSMAKGRPEVDSLLSAAGQLFATGSDVDWSAAFTGLNARRIALPTYAFVRRRFWLSSDSVGSANIASLGLTEAEHALLGAVVDRPDSGGMVLTGRLSTAAQPWLADHAVAGTVLFPGAGFVELALRAGDEVGCSVIEELTLSAPLVVPAGGVVQLQVVVDAAGDAGARAVSVHSRVAQSDWTLHAEGVLSDGPAAPAADLSVWPPVGAEAVDVTGAYDGLADRGYGYGPAFQGLRAVWRRGGETFAEVELPQQAGAATGGFGIHPVVLDAALHALGVADESIETVLPFSWQGVSLYAAGASRVRVRLAPAGAGAVAVDLADASGLPVLSVRELVTRAVSADQLSAAVATRSGSGELLDVVWSPVSPPGNDVGESVTVWEPPPGASVTSVYAATHDALAVLHSRLTGDAAGTLVVATRGAVARAGEDVSDLAGAAVWGLVRSAQAEHPGRMVLVDTDGSLDIAAVIGCGEPQLLVRDGVAYCARLKPAGRRALLSLPEPPSVWRLAAGDAGTLEDLAVQEYPPAELESGQVRVRVAAAGVNFRDVLVALGMYPGAAQLGAEGAGIVTEVGSGITDVAVGDAVMGIFGLAGSEAAVDRRLVTGVPPGWSMAQGAGVPVVFLTAYYGLSVLAGLRAGQRVLVHAATGGVGMAAVQLARHWGAEVFATASRGKWDTLRAMGFDDAHIADSRTLEFEQKFAATGGMDVVLNSLAGDFNDASLRLLGPGGRFIEMGKTDLRDPDVVAQAHPGVGYRAFDLMEAGPDSIAEMLAELIGLFASGVLAPLPVKAFDARSAADAYRFVSQARHIGKVVLTMPDGPAGLAGGTALITGGTGMAGSAVARHLVERHRVPHVMLVSRTGERAAGMAELAGDLREAGASVSVVACDVGDRDAVASLLAQVPPQYPLRSVFHAAGVIDDAVVASLTPARIDTVLRAKVDGAWNLHELTRDLDLAAFVAFSSMAGIVGAPGQGNYAAANSFLDALAAHRHAQGLPGLSVAWGMWEEPSAMTQHLGEADRARMSRAGLSALSTRQALELLDAALRGEQPMAVGTRLDRGALAHHSAALPPLLSQLATRPARRVLEHTDMVSLTGLRARLDGLSPEQRQAELVELVCGNAATVLGHTSADVNADDAFGDLGFDSLTAVELRNRLKIATGLTLSPTLIFDHPTPAALAEHLGTELATNSATAPAMPPDRMARFNDIARELHTLLAQPGLSSGDRAELVARLQGLLAAATGPSLPALPEHPEEAFDDDLATATESQLFAILDDEVGR; encoded by the coding sequence AGGCGGACCCGGCGGCGCGTCGCGGAGCTGGAAGGCCAGCTGTCCGAGCCGGTCGCGGTGGTGGGCATGGCCTGCCGGTACGCCGGCGGGGTGGACACGCCGGAAGCTTTGTGGCAGCTGGTGGCCGAGGGCCGGGACACGGTGTCGGACTTCCCGCCCGATCGCGGCTGGGACGTCGAGGGCCTCTACGACCCGGATCCGGACGCCAAAGGCAAGATGTACACCCGGCAGGGCAGCTTCCTGCAGGACGCGGGCGACTTCGACGCCGGCTTCTTCGGCATCGGGCCCAGCGAGGCGCTGGCCATGGACCCCCAGCAGCGGATGATGCTGGAGATCTGCTGGGAGGCGTTGGAGCGCGCGGGAATTGACCCCTTCGCGCTGCGCGGCACGGCGACCGGGGTGTTCGCGGGCGTCATCCACGCCGGGTATGGCGGCGAGGTCAAAGGCGAGCTGGAGGGCTACGGGCTCACCGGCTCGACCCTGAGCGTCACGTCGGGCCGGGTGTCGTACGTGTTGGGGCTGGAGGGCCCGGCGGTGTCGGTGGACACCGCGTGCTCGTCCTCGTTGGTCTCCATGCACCTGGCCGCGCAGTCGTTGCGGTCCGGAGAATGCGACCTGGCGCTGGCCGGGGGCGTGACCGTCATGGCGACCCCCGCGGCGTTCGTCGAGTTCAGCCGGCAGCGGGCGCTGGCGCCCGACGGACGCTGCAAGGTGTATGCCGGTGCGGCGGACGGGACTTCGTGGTCGGAAGGCGCGGGCGTGGTGGTGCTGGAGCGCCTGGCCGACGCGCGGCGCCTGGGACATCCCGTCCTGGCGTTGCTCCGGGGCACCGCGGTGAACCAGGACGGCGCGTCCAACGGGCTGACCGCACCCAACGGCCCGTCGCAGCAGCGGGTCATCCGGGCGGCACTGGCCAACGCCGGATTGACGGCGGCGGACGTCGATGTCGTGGAGGGACACGGAACCGGGACGGTGCTCGGGGATCCGATCGAGGCGCAGGCGCTGCTCGCGACGTACGGGCAGGACCGGCCGGCGGATCGGCCGCTGTGGCTGGGGTCGATCAAATCCAACATCGGCCACACCTCGGCCGCGGCGGGCGTGGCCGGGGTGATCAAAATGGTGCAGGCGATGCGGCACGGCGTGATGCCCAAGACGCTGCACGTGGATGTCCCGTCGCCGCATGTGGATTGGTCGGCCGGGGCGGTGTCGCTGCTGACCGAGCCGCGCCCGTGGCCGGAGCACGGCGGGCCGCGGCGCGCGGGCGTCTCCTCCTTCGGTATCAGCGGCACTAACGCGCACGTGATCGTCGAGCAGGCCCCCGTCGAAGTGAGCCCCGAACCGGAGAGCGCACCCGCAGGCGGCGATTCGAATCCGGTTGTGCCGTGGGTGGTTTCGGCCCGCTCGCCCGACGCGCTGACCGGCCAGGCGCAACGACTGCTGGATCACCCGGGCGCCGGCCCCGGTGTGCCCGCGGCGGACGTGGGCTGGTCGCTGGCGACCACCCGGGCGGCGTTCGAGTACCGCGCGGTGTTGATCGGCGCCGAAAGCGCGGACCTGACCGCGGGGCTGGCGGGGCTGGCGGCCGGGGCGCCGGTCCCGGGCGCGATCACCGGGCGCACCCGCTCGGTGGGCAAGCGCGTGTTCGTGTTTCCGGGTCAGGGTTCGCAGTGGCTGGGCATGGGCGCGGGCCTGTACGAACGATTTCCCGTGTTCGCCCAGGCCTTTGACGACGCCGTGGCCGCGGTGGACAACCATTGCCGACTGCCGTTGCGCGAGGTGATGTGGGGCGCCGACGCGGAGTTGTTGCAGAGCACCGAATTTGCCCAGCCGGCGCTGTTCGTGCTGGAGATCGCGGTGGCCGCGCTCTGGGAATCACTCGGCGTCACACCGGATGTGGTGATCGGGCACTCGGTGGGGGAGATCGCCGCGGCCTGCGTCGCCGGCGCCCTCTCGCTCTCCGATGCGGCGGGCCTGGTGACGGCCCGCGGCCGGCTGATGGCGCAGTTGCCGCCCGGCGGGGTGATGATGGCCGTGACCGCCGCCGAGGCCGACGTGGCGCCGCTGCTCAACGGCGACGTGAGCATCGCGGCGGTCAACGGCCCGCGATCGCTGGTGCTTTCGGGCTCGGAGGCAGCGGTGAAGATGGTCGCGGACCGCCTGGCGGACGGCGGCGCCCGGGTGCGGCAGCTGGAGGTCTCGCACGCGTTCCACTCCCCGCTGATGGAACCCATGATGGGGGAGTTCTCCGCCGTGGCGGCCGGCGTATCGGCATCCGAGCCGCGGATCGCGCTGGTATCCAACCTGACCGGGCAGCTGGCCGGCCCCGACTATGGGACGGTCGCATACTGGGTCGACCACGTGCGCAAGCCCGTGCGGTTCGTCGACGGCGTGCAGCTGGCCGAATCGCTGGGTGCCGGTGTGTTTTTGGAGGTCGGACCCGGCGCGGCGTTGACGGCCGCGGTCGACCAATCCCTGACGACCGACCGCGCCATGTCGGTGGTGTCGATGGCCAAGGGCCGTCCCGAGGTCGACTCGCTGCTGTCGGCGGCCGGACAGCTGTTCGCGACCGGTTCGGACGTGGACTGGTCGGCGGCGTTTACCGGGCTCAACGCCCGGCGCATCGCGCTGCCCACGTATGCCTTTGTGCGGCGCCGGTTTTGGCTGTCGAGCGACTCGGTGGGCTCGGCGAACATCGCCAGCCTGGGTTTGACCGAGGCCGAGCACGCGTTGCTGGGGGCGGTGGTGGACCGGCCGGATTCCGGGGGCATGGTGCTCACCGGCCGGCTGTCGACGGCCGCTCAACCATGGCTGGCCGACCACGCGGTGGCCGGCACGGTGCTGTTTCCGGGGGCGGGCTTCGTGGAGCTGGCGCTGCGCGCCGGCGACGAGGTCGGCTGCTCGGTGATCGAGGAACTGACGCTGTCGGCGCCGCTGGTGGTCCCTGCGGGGGGCGTCGTGCAGCTTCAGGTGGTGGTGGATGCGGCCGGTGACGCGGGGGCCCGGGCGGTCTCGGTGCATTCGCGTGTCGCGCAATCGGATTGGACCCTGCATGCCGAAGGCGTGTTGAGCGACGGCCCCGCCGCCCCGGCGGCGGATCTGTCGGTGTGGCCGCCCGTCGGCGCCGAGGCGGTGGACGTGACCGGCGCGTACGACGGCCTGGCGGACCGCGGCTACGGATACGGCCCGGCCTTCCAGGGGCTGCGGGCCGTGTGGCGGCGGGGCGGCGAGACGTTCGCCGAGGTCGAACTCCCGCAGCAGGCCGGGGCAGCGACCGGCGGCTTCGGCATCCACCCGGTGGTGCTGGACGCGGCGCTGCACGCGCTCGGGGTGGCCGACGAATCGATCGAGACCGTGTTGCCGTTCTCCTGGCAGGGCGTGAGCCTGTATGCCGCCGGAGCGTCGCGCGTCCGGGTGCGGCTGGCGCCGGCGGGTGCCGGCGCCGTGGCGGTCGACCTGGCCGACGCGTCGGGCCTGCCGGTGCTGTCGGTGCGGGAGTTGGTGACGCGCGCGGTGTCGGCCGACCAGTTGAGCGCGGCGGTGGCGACCCGCTCCGGCAGCGGCGAACTCCTCGACGTGGTGTGGTCGCCGGTTTCTCCGCCGGGCAACGACGTCGGCGAGAGCGTCACGGTCTGGGAGCCGCCGCCCGGCGCTTCGGTCACCTCGGTCTACGCGGCCACGCACGACGCCCTCGCCGTCCTGCACTCCCGGCTGACCGGTGATGCGGCCGGGACGCTGGTGGTGGCGACCCGCGGGGCGGTCGCACGCGCCGGTGAAGACGTGTCGGACCTGGCCGGCGCGGCCGTCTGGGGCCTAGTGCGCTCGGCGCAGGCCGAGCACCCCGGCCGCATGGTGCTGGTGGACACCGATGGCTCGCTGGACATCGCCGCGGTGATCGGTTGCGGCGAACCGCAATTGCTGGTGCGTGACGGCGTCGCCTACTGTGCCCGGTTGAAGCCGGCGGGCCGGCGAGCGCTGTTGTCGCTGCCCGAGCCGCCGTCGGTATGGCGACTGGCCGCCGGCGACGCCGGCACGCTGGAGGACCTGGCGGTCCAGGAGTACCCCCCGGCGGAGCTGGAATCCGGTCAGGTGCGGGTGCGGGTGGCCGCGGCCGGCGTGAACTTTCGAGACGTGTTGGTGGCACTGGGCATGTATCCCGGTGCCGCGCAGTTGGGTGCCGAGGGCGCCGGCATCGTCACCGAAGTCGGTTCCGGCATCACCGATGTGGCCGTCGGCGACGCGGTGATGGGGATCTTCGGGCTGGCGGGCTCGGAAGCGGCGGTCGATCGCCGGCTGGTCACCGGCGTGCCGCCGGGCTGGTCGATGGCACAGGGCGCGGGCGTGCCGGTGGTGTTTCTGACCGCGTACTACGGGCTGTCGGTGCTGGCCGGATTGCGGGCGGGTCAACGGGTGCTGGTGCACGCGGCCACCGGCGGGGTCGGCATGGCCGCGGTCCAGCTGGCGCGGCATTGGGGCGCCGAGGTGTTCGCGACGGCCAGCCGCGGCAAGTGGGACACGCTGCGCGCCATGGGCTTCGACGACGCGCACATCGCGGATTCGCGAACGCTGGAGTTCGAGCAGAAGTTCGCCGCCACCGGCGGCATGGACGTGGTGCTCAACTCGTTGGCCGGTGATTTCAACGACGCGTCCCTGCGGCTCCTGGGCCCGGGCGGTCGTTTCATCGAGATGGGCAAGACCGACCTGCGTGATCCGGACGTCGTGGCGCAAGCCCACCCCGGGGTGGGGTACCGCGCGTTCGACCTGATGGAGGCCGGGCCGGACAGCATCGCGGAGATGCTGGCCGAATTGATCGGGTTGTTTGCCAGTGGGGTCTTGGCGCCGTTGCCGGTCAAGGCTTTCGACGCGCGTAGCGCCGCCGACGCCTATCGCTTTGTGAGCCAGGCCCGCCACATCGGCAAGGTCGTGCTCACCATGCCGGACGGGCCCGCGGGGCTGGCGGGTGGTACTGCGCTCATCACCGGCGGCACCGGCATGGCGGGTTCGGCGGTGGCCCGTCACCTCGTCGAGCGGCATCGGGTGCCCCACGTGATGTTGGTCAGCCGCACCGGGGAGCGGGCGGCCGGAATGGCCGAGCTGGCCGGCGATTTGCGCGAGGCGGGCGCCTCGGTGTCGGTGGTCGCCTGCGATGTCGGCGACCGGGACGCGGTCGCGTCGCTGCTGGCGCAGGTGCCCCCGCAATACCCGCTGCGGTCGGTGTTCCATGCTGCGGGGGTGATCGACGACGCGGTGGTCGCGTCGTTGACGCCCGCGCGCATCGACACCGTGCTGCGTGCCAAGGTCGACGGCGCCTGGAACCTGCACGAGCTGACCCGAGATCTGGATCTGGCCGCGTTCGTGGCCTTTTCGTCGATGGCCGGGATCGTGGGCGCGCCGGGCCAGGGCAACTACGCGGCCGCCAACAGCTTCCTCGACGCGCTGGCAGCCCATCGCCACGCCCAGGGACTGCCGGGATTGTCGGTGGCGTGGGGGATGTGGGAAGAGCCGTCGGCGATGACGCAGCACCTCGGCGAGGCCGACCGGGCCCGGATGAGCCGGGCCGGGCTGAGCGCGTTGTCCACCCGGCAGGCGCTGGAACTGTTGGACGCCGCGCTGCGCGGCGAGCAGCCCATGGCGGTGGGTACCCGCCTCGACCGGGGCGCGCTGGCGCACCACAGCGCCGCGCTGCCGCCGCTGTTGAGCCAGCTGGCCACTCGCCCCGCTCGCCGGGTCCTCGAGCACACCGACATGGTGTCCCTGACGGGCCTGCGGGCGCGGCTGGACGGCCTGAGTCCCGAACAGCGACAAGCCGAATTGGTGGAGCTGGTCTGCGGCAACGCCGCCACGGTGCTGGGGCACACCAGCGCGGACGTCAACGCCGACGACGCCTTCGGTGACCTCGGTTTCGATTCGCTGACCGCCGTCGAACTGCGCAACCGGCTCAAAATCGCGACCGGACTTACCCTTTCGCCCACGCTGATCTTCGATCACCCGACGCCGGCCGCGCTCGCCGAACACCTCGGAACCGAGCTGGCCACCAACTCCGCGACCGCCCCGGCCATGCCACCCGATCGCATGGCCCGGTTCAACGACATCGCGCGGGAACTGCACACACTGCTCGCCCAACCCGGGCTGAGCTCCGGCGACCGGGCGGAGCTTGTCGCCCGGCTCCAGGGCCTGCTGGCGGCGGCGACCGGCCCGTCGCTTCCCGCGCTGCCTGAGCACCCCGAGGAGGCGTTCGACGACGACCTCGCCACCGCCACCGAGAGCCAGCTCTTTGCAATCCTCGACGACGAAGTCGGCCGCTGA